A DNA window from Candidatus Eisenbacteria bacterium contains the following coding sequences:
- a CDS encoding ImmA/IrrE family metallo-endopeptidase produces the protein MARRIRELEDYPFGEIVLEGTLLEIEGFVADPPPTAAERIELLEFVRLTHQFAFLERLIQGEVFFELPVHLDLPSADVEALANEERGLLSLGMEPAESLLDALDERGIKVLRRDRGPESPDILTGGFHYLGELGPSLLVGAAEGSREASFILAHEYGHLVMDVNPYRSRFCRWRRSNLENLSSSQEEIRADRFARALLLPQELVRTFAIEPVGDGVDEESRRSGIVHMAEVCEVAPAVLWRRLADLDMRRSEQAPPASRLRASRRVDERRPTGLPERFVNLALAAFGQRMLQKPDLVRFLRIPPERLEQFLAWCPIPRVRKGSEPLPDESDGGAS, from the coding sequence ATGGCCAGACGGATCCGCGAGCTGGAGGACTACCCGTTCGGGGAGATTGTCCTGGAGGGGACGCTCCTGGAGATCGAGGGTTTCGTCGCCGATCCTCCCCCGACCGCCGCGGAGCGCATCGAACTGCTCGAGTTCGTTCGACTGACCCATCAGTTCGCCTTTCTCGAGCGGCTGATCCAGGGCGAGGTTTTCTTCGAGCTTCCAGTCCATCTCGATCTGCCGAGCGCCGATGTCGAGGCGCTCGCCAACGAAGAGCGGGGACTGCTATCGCTCGGAATGGAGCCCGCGGAGTCGCTCCTCGATGCCCTGGACGAGCGCGGGATCAAGGTGTTGCGGCGAGACCGCGGCCCGGAATCGCCCGATATACTGACTGGGGGGTTCCACTATCTCGGCGAGCTGGGGCCCTCTCTGCTGGTTGGGGCGGCCGAGGGGAGCCGGGAAGCGAGCTTCATTCTCGCACACGAGTATGGCCATCTCGTGATGGATGTGAATCCCTATCGAAGCCGGTTCTGCCGATGGAGGCGCTCGAACCTGGAGAATCTGTCCTCCTCGCAGGAGGAGATTCGCGCCGATCGATTCGCGAGAGCCTTGCTGTTGCCGCAGGAGCTGGTGAGGACCTTCGCGATCGAGCCGGTGGGGGACGGAGTGGACGAAGAGTCGAGAAGGAGCGGCATCGTCCACATGGCGGAGGTCTGCGAGGTGGCCCCTGCGGTTCTGTGGCGGCGTCTCGCGGATCTCGACATGCGGAGATCGGAGCAGGCCCCGCCGGCGTCGCGGCTCAGGGCTTCCCGGCGGGTGGATGAGAGGCGCCCCACCGGATTGCCGGAGAGATTCGTGAATCTAGCGCTCGCCGCCTTCGGCCAGCGCATGCTGCAGAAGCCGGATCTTGTGCGATTCTTGAGGATCCCTCCGGAGCGGCTCGAGCAGTTCCTCGCGTGGTGCCCGATCCCTCGGGTCCGCAAGGGTTCCGAGCCGCTGCCGGATGAATCAGATGGAGGTGCGTCATGA